The nucleotide sequence TTCCACCTGCTCTTTGATGGGTCGTCCAGATTCAGGCGTATCAGCGACTGATGAAAGAGATGCGCCCAGAGAGCACCCACGAAGCCAAAAGGAGATTAAAGGCTCTGATCACATGATTGCACTATATCCTTGGCCTGCATCATGTGACACATTATTACAGTCATGTGATTGGTATAAAACAAAGCCTGTTTTTGAATTTTCTTTCCTCTTAGTTTTccttatttgtttgttttacctaGACATATAAGTTATAATTGACTTTTAACATTATGAATATGGCCTGACAATCGTTTCTCTTTGGCATCAACGCTGTTTTTAGCTAAAATTCAGTAGTATAATTTACGATCCTCATCGTGGTTTTCGCTAACTCCTGTCACAGTTTAAAAGATCTGTGGGACGTTTTTGGACGTCTTTGCAACAACAATTACAGGTGTAGGAATGTGCCGTCAGACATGTCATCAGTGGTATTGTTGTATTGAATTTTTAGGTGAATGTCTCTGTCACTGCAGACAGGTTCCTCCTGAATTACAGCTCTGACAGGTTTTGACACCATGAAAcgtatatttatttttgaaacagTTTTAATTGCTCACTCCTCAACGGTTGTCCTCACACTCTCCTTTGTCTGGTTCTGTGTTACTCAGGGTGCATCTGCTCTGTTTGACATGATTGAGTATTATGAGTCGGCCACGCATCTCAACATCTCCTTCAATAAGCACATCGGCGCGCGAGGATGGCAGGCCGCCGCTCATatgatgaggaaggtgagaatATCAAATGCCTTCAACTGCTATTGTGTTTTTCaaattttttatatatatatatatcttagTATAAAAAAGGAATCAGTCTGAGTGCATGATTTAAACCAGTGTCCAGTCATTTATAAAGATTTATAAACATCATTGTAGTTTACCACAGCAGCTGTAATCATGAATAATTAAAGGTTACTCAGTGGAGAACAATGACAGGAACAGCTTAAAGGCATATGTGACTCAATAAGAGAATTGCTTAACATTTGTATTTCTGCTTTATCCCCTGTAGACGAGCTCTCTGCAGTATCTCGATGCACGGAACACTCCCTTGTTGGACCACTCGGCACCTTTTGTAGCACGAGCGCTCAGGATCAGTGGCAGCCTGGCAGTCCTCCATCTGGAGAATGCTGGTCTTTCTGGCAGACCGCTCATGCTACTGGGTAAGATTGGCAGAGCGCCATGGGAATTAGCAGGGATAGTGGTACTAAAGGAGCGTTCTCTGCAGAATTCACGGGTTCTTGGTGACTCTGACCTCTACGGTTTAGCAGTTGTCTCCCTAAGTTGCAACCCCCAATTCTGCCATTTACAGCCACAGCTCTGAAGATGAATATGAACCTGCGAGAGCTGTACCTGGCAGACAACAAGCTCAACGGTCTGCAGGACTCGGCCCAACTCGGCAACTTGCTGAAGTTCAACTACAACATTCAGATCCTCGACCTGCGCAACAATCATATCCTCGACTCTGGTATGCCGCAGCGATACAGCAACAGTTTGCAGTCTTACGGACGCAGTCTTAATTCTGTGATTTCTCAATGGTCTTTGTAAGCCAGCTTTTTCTCCAAAGACTCACACAAGTCTTTTGATTTCATAGAAATGTTATCGATTGAATAttgcaaatgttgtttttctccacaGGGCTGGCGTATGTGTGTGAGGGCTTAAAGGAGCAGAGGAAAGGCCTGGTTACTCTGGTGCTCTGGAACAACCAGCTCACGCACAACGGCATGGGCTATCTTGCTGCTGCACTGGTATGAAGGCGCCATGCATTTCAAATGTGCATTCTCGATATAGAAACTTAGAACAACGGCTAACATGGTCATCTCGGATATGTTCATAGCTGCTTTTGCACCGAGCTAGTTAACAAGTAGGTAATGAACAGCCGTAGTAGAGCGAAAAAACAAAATAGAGAGGTGACTATGCTTAGTATAGATTAGTTAGTATAGGTTTTCGTGATTGAATCTTTTTCTTATCCTGTGACCCAGCCATGCACCCAGAGCTTGGAGACTCTGAACCTCGGACATAACTCAGTGGGCAATGAAGGAGTCCATAAACTGAAAGATGGACTCATTTCCAATCGCTCTGTTCTCAGACTGGGACTCGCCTCAACTAAACTGTCCTGTGAAGGTAGGCAAGGCGTCTGCGTGCCGCTGCTTATTTTTCATGTTGTGAAATTaccctgcatttttttttaagcctTTCATTTATGCACTCTGTCATCGgtgctgcaggagctgtggCTGTGGCCGAATTTATTGCTGACAGTCCCAGACTGCTGCGTCTTGACCTTCGAGAGAACGAGATCAAGACAGGAGGGCTGATGGCTCTGTCGCTGGCCCTGAAAGTCAACACATCTCTGCTGCGTCttgacctggacagagagcCCAAGAAAGAAACAGTGAGCATGGGGAAAAAGAGATTCAAAATGTCTATATAAGCCTCTTTAATTATAGCCTCAATCGcagctgaaaatgaagaaaatatataaatagtGAATGCGTGTAATTGTTTATGGACAAGAAAATGAAGGTCGTCTGTGGCTCTAAACAAAGTTCAGGGGTCATGTTGAGTGAATTTGTAGTGATACTGTGGATTTTGAGATTCTCCTATCTCTTAGGTAAAGAGCTTCATTGAGACACAGCGCGCCCTGCTGGCTGAAATTCAGAATGGCTGTAAGAGGAATTTCATCCTGGctaaagagaaagaggaaactgagcagaagatgagactgTCGGCTTCTATGGCTGAAATTGCTACAGAAGACGGTaccagagaagaggaggaagagccggTAGCAGAGGAGAACAAGGagagcaaacaggaagaggatgaaggacAGTCAACCTGTAAGTCAGAATCAAGTGAAGAAACGAGCGTAAGTCCAACAAACCTAGAGTCGGACTCAGAcaccgaggaagaggaggaggaggtggtaacaAATTCCTCTGCCCCAGCCAGTGCATCTGCTGACTTGAAACAGACACCTCCAGAAATTCAGAAAGGGGTTACGCAGCCCCTCCTTAGTGcctcacacacatcctcatcCCCGTCCGTCTTATCAGCCAAGGGACTGACCGTCATTCCTGGGATCACCGTGACTGAAACCACACCTCCTCCCGGAACTCCTCCATCTCCCGGTCGCTGTATATCCGTCTCCAGTCCAGGACGGGGTCGTAAGATCTTCATGGTAACTCGGGTGGAGAGCCcgccggagcagcagcagctacagcagcaggcgAGTGTGTCTGCGCCTCCCAGTCAGACCACAGAGGATTCAAAGACACCTGTGGAGGTGAAGACACCCACAACACAGCAGACAGAGTCAGAACACTTGTCTCAAACCCCCACCCAAGCGCAACAGATACAGGAGGGCGTGATGGAGAACTCGCCTGCCCCCTCATCAGACTCTCAAGCAAGGGCACACGGTCCTTCACGCACCCACACACTACAGCCGCAGTCAGCAGATCAACCCATGGTGGACGTGGAAACCAGCACTTTAGACCCAAACGAGACAAATCCAAGCCAACAAGCACCAAGCCAGCCTTCAGATTCTTCACCAACGCAGCTCACTGAGGAGGCGACAGAGCGCGAGGAGAATCTCAAAGATACCGAACAGATATCTGCAGATGGCACAGAAGGAGCCGAAATACTGAGTCAGGACCAGGGTCATATCCATGATGcagaggcgcagcagcagccattCAGATCTGCTCATGAAGGGCTGCAAAGTGAGCTAGTACCTACTGCAGAGGAGATCCTGACAGCAAaccagacagaggaagagacagaggtgCAGGGGGGGGCACAGGACAGGCTCTCAGAAACTGCACAATGCCGTTTAATAAAAACCAGTCAGGAGAAAATATGTCCAAATCAGCAGAATGGGATAAATAAAGAAGCAGTAGGTGCAGTTATGACTCAGCAGCAAACATCGCCCACAGCTCCCAGCACGGCCCAGGAGTCCAATCCTTCAGAGGGAGAGGACTCAACGATGGCGGATCTGGAGGATTCTCCTTCCAGCTCCGCTGATGAGTGCGAGTGTTCATCCGAGGCGTTGGAGGACGTCATCGGATCTGCTCTGCCTAACGGGCTGAAGGCCGagttttctctccatcttctggAAACCGAGAGCCCCAAGTCTGGCAGCTGCATGATGGATCACGGTGAGTTGGTGCCTCCGCCGTGCTCTCACCATTAAAGTTCAGCTGGCTTTTGGTGGCCACTGAAGTGTGGCTTCCTGTCGCCTGTGCAGTGAGCGTCAGCTGCGGCCAGGacttggaggagctgctgctggatgccaGTTTGGAGATGGGGAAAGATGCACCCTGAAGCAGGTACAACTTCTTTAACTTTGACTTCACCATGAAGAAGAATTTGGGTGAAAGAAAAGTAATTTTGCTAATTTAAAGATCAAAATTTGCCTCACATAACCAGGATATTTTTCTGCAGATGTCCAACAAACTGATTTACTTTATTTCTCACAGGAACTTTGAGGACAGGAACCAAACCTGGAATACTTTGTCTCCCTGACTGGTTGACCTCtaatttcttcttgtttttttggccaCCACTACAACTGCTCTACTACAGACCGAGGACCTTACGGCCGAATCTCTTCAGTGAaataacaaatgaaaagaaCTTTATCAAGCTATCTCTCTCCATCCACACTACATCGACAGATGAAACGCGCGCACACAGTACACGTGCACTTTGATCATGAGAACGGAAGCGGGGCGGAACATCGGCATCGCTATGTTTGCGGCGTTGACCGATGGCAGCCTGCTGCCGCGAGGACAGACAAAGGAGACGGACTGAAACACTAACCAAAGACAAACACTGGCTGTTTTCATGCTAACACTCTGGTGTGTAGACTCCAACTGTAGCTGGGGGAACATGTGGACGGCGTCGTGTGACGGCGACGGAGGAGCAACGCGGATTCTGGATGAATGACTTGAAGGCACCTGCTGGCTCTGAACACTGACTTGCACCCAAGGAGGCTGAggcctgtgtgttttgtgcgtgTCCCCGCTGTCACAGCCACTCTATCTTCCtcgtgtgtttggttttttttcccagcgtCACTCGGATGTGGAGGTGCCGCGGCCCTCGGCCCTtgcctgcaccccccccccccccgccagagTCACAGGTCTGCTTCACTGAATGTCAAAGAGCAACACATCTGTTTCAGTTGTGATTTACAGTCAAACCTGTCATCgttgatgctccgcagcttcgTTTGGGCCATCATGTCAGACTCTCTGTCGTTGtgtccctcttcatcctcccccaCCTTCAGTCTTCCACTGGTACCACTGGTACTTTGTGCCATCTCATCTGTCACTTCAGCTTCTTATTTTTTTCCAGCTGCTTCAAAAACAATTCTGTCattctgtatttatttcataGACACATGACTCGGTTGTCCCCCACTCCCTCCTTTTATCGCTTCTTTTCCTTTCATGGTTTCTTTTAAGATTATCTCAGAATTTTTATGTATATTTCAGATTCAAACTACAGATATTatttagctttttttgttttgttttttgggggggtaaCCACGATTGAAGGGTTAACAATGACAGCAGTCCGGGGTGCAGTAACCACAGCAAACCCAAATAAAGCGTAACCATAGCAGCCCTGGCCAGAATCTGCCAGGTGGTGCAGCGGCTCACCTGATGGGCGGCGCCATCAACTCTTAATGTGCAAAGAAGGAAACCTTCTGCTTTTCATCCTTCTCCCAACACAGCAGCAGTCTGGGTCCTGCCCACCCAACAGAGGACCTGCCCCCACTGTTTGTTATGCTTTaatttttagacatttttaataatttgttAACTTAATTGGAATGTGCTGGTAATCACAAAGATATGTATGGCAAAATTTGTTCCTCTGAAATAAATGCATGTAATAACTAAAGCTGTGGAGAGTTTCTGCCTGTGCTCCAGCTGCTTGTGGAAATTCTGCACCTGGAACTGACCCCGGGACACTCGCGTTGAAGCAAGGTTGCAGCTTTCCTGCGCGTCCATTCCCTCAAGACATGCGTTATGCACAATCTCTGTCATTAAAAAGCCATTTAGTACACACGTTCTATAAAATCCACCCAATTTTTGCGCCACTTTTTCCTGCAGCAATCAGCAAACCACTCATTTTTTTATTGGGAAGAATTGTGCCACTGGGACCGATGGAGCAATAAGACATAACACTTTTTTTGATGATACTTGGATGAAAATTGCTCCCAAATGGCTGAAACCCAAATGAGCCGAGCCACTTTCTGTTCCCTCTGCTCAGTTGAGATCAGGGCCGTTTCTAGCTTTGCGGGGGCCCTCGGCAAACTGCTGTTTGGGGGCCTCTGGTTTGTCAAACTGAAGAGATTCCTAACCCTTTAGATGGTCTACGAAGATGCCACAATCTATTACACTTCATGAGCGAAACAGGCTACAGGCAAAATTAAACATCTTAAATTGAGCCACTCGGGCAAATTCAACTAAAAAGCACCCGTATTATAATCCTCTATGTGTCACTAAATCCAACAGATTGagtatttattaaaaatgggTAGGTCTCCATGAGCTTTGGCTTTGAGAAGCTCGTCCACTTGCAGGCAGAGCACAGACTGGGATGCAGTTCCTGCTTTTTGTGGATGAAAGTGAGGAGCTGACGAGCAGGCATGTCATCATAAGTCAAGCTTGGCAAGTCTTTGACCTCCACAGCCAGCTCCTTTCCATCAATGTCACTTTCATCTCATGTCCTGTAGGTGTTGTCACAATTCCTGATCATCCTGTTTTGGGAAATTGAGCAGCACTCTGAGGCTTCATAGGCAAAGTGCTTTTTTGTGCTTCTTATTGTCTTTTCTCTTTGATTACAGCCTCCTTATTTATTTCCTCATATACTCACTAAGCTTAGTAAATTAATCCTAAGTAAGGCTAAAATAACATTAATTGTCAAATACACGAGAGACAACTTCCACTAAACAATGACAACACCAAGatgccctcctctcctctgaagaGGCTGAACAACTTTGAGGCCCCCTGATGGCTTGGGACACGTCCACAGCTTCCTGTCAACTCACTGCGGGAAGAAAGCCATTCCATCCAAAAGGCCTGTCTGTCAGATGCAGGTGTATCCCTGATGCCTCCCTTCAGGTAGAGGAGGCGGCAAAGCTCACACCTGTATCCGAGGAATCAGGTAAAATGAGAATGCTTAATGTGTGACATATTTGCTGCATACAATCTGCCCAAAGCACCAAAATCCAAGCGACATTTTCGTTCAAGCAGGTGGCCCCGTAGGATGTCGAGTCATCAGTACATCCAGGATCTCTATCAGACACAGGTGTCCATCCTCTCAACAGGAGAGAGAAGCTCCTTGGGAAGGAACGCTTGGATTACATTATTTAAAACCAAGTCTTGGCCCTTTCCACGCCTGACCAGTGTTAGTCTGCGACAGAAATCCGCATTAACAAGCTATTGGATGTGCAGAAGATTGTGCTTTTTAAATGCTAAAGACTCATCTGAGCTGATCAAATGCTTCCTCACCAGGTCTTTACCCGGGCTTAGCTGAGCCTCTGGAATATTCCGGGTATGCTGGAAGAACAGAGGGGATTTATCCACTGTGTCAGTCCCTATCTGGGATGTTGGTTTGCACTCCACTGGACTGCAACGAGCTCTGGACTATGTTCACAAACGAGCAGCGGCGGATGGGGCCACACAGGCGGGGAAGGGGCCAGAGGGGCTGCACAACCTGGATATCTCCATATCATCCTGGGAAAAGCAACCTGGGGTTCCACTGCTCTGTGCAACATGTGTATCTTTATTATCTCATGTACATTCCAaatgtactgtatataataATACACTTGTCTTCTGTGTTAGAAAGGGGCAGGGCCTCATATCCAAATAAGATGTCTAGACCAGTTCTCTGAATTAGTCCGGTGAATTAGAGGGTCGGATCCATCCCAAATCTAAATGCCTTCAAATAGTATTGTGCTATGATTAACATTTTTGATAAATAACTGAATGACAACCTGCTGCTTGGAGTCCGTGTGATGGGAAAGGCCTGTGTGGAAGGACAGACCACCCCCATCCCTGCTCACATGACAGGCattagagcagaggaggagggtgttAGGACAGAGGAGTAAACTTGATTttcctaaaaaataaaaaggatcgGAGCACCAGTTTCATTTTTGAGCCCAGCGTCACCTCTGATTGAGTcaaaggggttttttttccactttttgaGGTAGGAGAGTTGCAGGTCTGACTTCCTGCAGATGTGTCTTCTATTTGAATCTAAAGCGAGCTGGACAGAGCAGCGCCAGGAGCGATCGCAACTGGAgtttaaacactgaaaacttGCGTACTTAGGAGGAACTCCTGgttaagtttttattttattttattttttagttttattaaaaCGACTAAATTATGATTTGTGGGGAATCATAGTTGTGAATGAGTTGcaagttaaagttaaaaaaaaagtggtggTGCTTGGTCATTAGATTTTATAGCTTTGAGTTTTATTAAAAGCAGGTTCCCACTAACATATGTTGCATTATAAGCAACAGATGTTCTTCAGtatatttctttttcatttaatcaatttttatttcccatttttaaatgttttcggAGTCAAAAATCCAAAGCTTGCCTCTAGAGCTtaataaaagaaatgcaaaataatAGCTTCACAATCTTCCCCTTTTAACTGTCAATAAAATTTGATGCCGATATTTCggaaaaacagctgtttgtgcAGGGATGAAGGTGCTGAAGTGGTCCTTGACGGGGGCcaccatgctgctgctggtctgccAGGTCGCCATCAGCCAGCTGTGCAAGTCCAACACCGTCCTGATGGATGGCTTCCACACACTCTTCCTTCTCATCAGCATCGCTCTGACTGCTGACACCAGGAGCAGAACCCCTCCGGACTCCTCTCTGGAGTTCTTTGCATCACCAATACACAATTCTAACCTCTCTGCTGAGTCCCCCGTCGAACCCCAGCTTGGCACCCGGCCATTCCCTCCTGGGAAGAACCTAAGGCAGATCTCACCGCCGGCTCTCGGGTGTGGTCTGAATTACAAACAGTGCAGGATTCCCATCGTGAGGAGCTTCATCTCCGCTCTGGTCTtggcctctctgtctctgtcttccACCATTGACATCATTGGCCTCTTCTTGGAGCCCAAACTGGTCtggcttcctctgctgctcgtGGTAATCAGCTCTTGCAGCGTCCTCCTGAAGATGCTGTTtctctggttttactgggatCGGTTCTCAGACGCTTCCCTGCACCTGAGCAGAGGCGGTACGGTACCGGAATGGACCACACCTTCTTACATAAATTCCTATGTTACTTCTTATCAGAGCATACCGAAGGCATGTGTTGGCCGCACTGAATAAAATTGTCAGTGTGTAAATATCCAAGGTCTGACACGCAAGGACATTGAGGAAACAAACGGTATAAAACGGCACTGATGAGGCGTTTTAATCATGTTTTAGTTAGCTTCTGTGGTCCACATTTGAAGCCATTGCGGCAGCTAAAGGTGTTTGATGTAATCACTCTGTAGAAAGACACAGGTAATGATCCAATCCTGTCAAATTTCACTTTGACGTGGCTACAAAAGTGTGTATTCAGCTGCGAGGGATtaaacatgtgtgtttgttttttcatttttctgtgacTTCTGAAGAAAGAGCCAAAGGCCGAGCTGAGCCAGGGCGAGTCCTGTGTGATGTTAGCCGGCTCCAATCCGCCGCTGATGACTCCCTCCTCAATGGGGCCCTAGTCCTCTGTAACCCGGCAACCTCTGGCCCCTCAGACAGCGACGCCCGAAACCCCGGCCCACAGGGAGGGCACCAcctgccagctgcagctccacagcagtGCGGGGACGAAGACCAGAGCCACTCAAAGGGAGTCACCTCGCAGATGTCGGAAGAATGTTGCACTGCAAATGTTGGTGAGACAGTTTACATTTTAGCTGTGGAAATCCATGGAGTGTTTTGGGACATGCGATGTTTTCCCATCATTGAATGCGGAGTCAATCTGGTCACGTGTCACCTTTGACTGTTTGTATCTCTCAGGTCCAACCACTTCAGACAATTCCCCGCACCACATGGAGGAAGCTCTCCAGAAGCcgctctgcctcctgctgtctgtctgtggcaTTCAGGTTCTCGGAGCGGCCGTCCTGGCTCTGATCCACAGCTTGGCCCTGCTGGTGCACAACCCACAGTGCCTGCGTGGCTCTGGGACCTGCAGCCCCCTGATTTACCTGGATCCTTGCTTCTCTCTACTGGCCATGGTTATATTGTTTGCCATATGCATTCCACAGGTGAGGTCTCCTGCATCCATTACTGATGTGAGCTCTGGCTGCATTTTACCTGCTTTGACCCGATGGTGCTCTCCAGGTGTCCAGACACGGAATGTTGCTGCTGGAAGCCACACCTCTAGGCATATCCGTTTCGGACCTTCAGCAGAAGATTGAGAGCGTCCCCGGCGTGCAGTCCGCGCACGATCTACATATCTGGGAGT is from Takifugu rubripes chromosome 11, fTakRub1.2, whole genome shotgun sequence and encodes:
- the LOC115251598 gene encoding zinc/cadmium resistance protein — translated: MKVLKWSLTGATMLLLVCQVAISQLCKSNTVLMDGFHTLFLLISIALTADTRSRTPPDSSLEFFASPIHNSNLSAESPVEPQLGTRPFPPGKNLRQISPPALGCGLNYKQCRIPIVRSFISALVLASLSLSSTIDIIGLFLEPKLVWLPLLLVVISSCSVLLKMLFLWFYWDRFSDASLHLSRGERAKGRAEPGRVLCDVSRLQSAADDSLLNGALVLCNPATSGPSDSDARNPGPQGGHHLPAAAPQQCGDEDQSHSKGVTSQMSEECCTANVGPTTSDNSPHHMEEALQKPLCLLLSVCGIQVLGAAVLALIHSLALLVHNPQCLRGSGTCSPLIYLDPCFSLLAMVILFAICIPQVSRHGMLLLEATPLGISVSDLQQKIESVPGVQSAHDLHIWELSELFLVASVHVHCHSDFKTDRCADLLSEVLKVLQSVGVSCCTIQPEFASCSGPSITQSEEVSRPHRPTCSLACPVACTASVCCSPSEVETIPPPAAAALQESQLTDLGN
- the ppp1r37 gene encoding protein phosphatase 1 regulatory subunit 37 isoform X2, which gives rise to MPQLTDNLQVAEEANHQEPNTLEIDELNGNQKGDIQASSEVVKSTDLIISNDEQHKDNIVIEKIKDDTEPAVDEGEDGGDMDIGVDLSLDESGVLETESTNVTTSASGDDLTQEPTSRDAPSAAVTDQLPDLSPAGSTEASAPDQAGLYPVVEESGDKHKPSGKRVTFPSDEDIVSGAVEPKDPWRHAHNVTIEEILSSYKQACQKLNCKPIPKVLKQIQDLNDLTQRNECLDLKGEKLDYKACESLEEILKRVQFKVIDLEQTNLDEDGASALFDMIEYYESATHLNISFNKHIGARGWQAAAHMMRKTSSLQYLDARNTPLLDHSAPFVARALRISGSLAVLHLENAGLSGRPLMLLATALKMNMNLRELYLADNKLNGLQDSAQLGNLLKFNYNIQILDLRNNHILDSGLAYVCEGLKEQRKGLVTLVLWNNQLTHNGMGYLAAALPCTQSLETLNLGHNSVGNEGVHKLKDGLISNRSVLRLGLASTKLSCEGAVAVAEFIADSPRLLRLDLRENEIKTGGLMALSLALKVNTSLLRLDLDREPKKETVKSFIETQRALLAEIQNGCKRNFILAKEKEETEQKMRLSASMAEIATEDGTREEEEEPVAEENKESKQEEDEGQSTCKSESSEETSVSPTNLESDSDTEEEEEEVVTNSSAPASASADLKQTPPEIQKGVTQPLLSASHTSSSPSVLSAKGLTVIPGITVTETTPPPGTPPSPGRCISVSSPGRGRKIFMVTRVESPPEQQQLQQQASVSAPPSQTTEDSKTPVEVKTPTTQQTESEHLSQTPTQAQQIQEGVMENSPAPSSDSQARAHGPSRTHTLQPQSADQPMVDVETSTLDPNETNPSQQAPSQPSDSSPTQLTEEATEREENLKDTEQISADGTEGAEILSQDQGHIHDAEAQQQPFRSAHEGLQSELVPTAEEILTANQTEEETEVQGGAQDRLSETAQCRLIKTSQEKICPNQQNGINKEAVGAVMTQQQTSPTAPSTAQESNPSEGEDSTMADLEDSPSSSADECECSSEALEDVIGSALPNGLKAEFSLHLLETESPKSGSCMMDHVSVSCGQDLEELLLDASLEMGKDAP
- the ppp1r37 gene encoding protein phosphatase 1 regulatory subunit 37 isoform X1 — its product is MNIEEPGLDLCHVKTKNNVNVDQNPTSNTEAVTPRIPVLMMDTNSDKQHLVPIEASETYLMPQLTDNLQVAEEANHQEPNTLEIDELNGNQKGDIQASSEVVKSTDLIISNDEQHKDNIVIEKIKDDTEPAVDEGEDGGDMDIGVDLSLDESGVLETESTNVTTSASGDDLTQEPTSRDAPSAAVTDQLPDLSPAGSTEASAPDQAGLYPVVEESGDKHKPSGKRVTFPSDEDIVSGAVEPKDPWRHAHNVTIEEILSSYKQACQKLNCKPIPKVLKQIQDLNDLTQRNECLDLKGEKLDYKACESLEEILKRVQFKVIDLEQTNLDEDGASALFDMIEYYESATHLNISFNKHIGARGWQAAAHMMRKTSSLQYLDARNTPLLDHSAPFVARALRISGSLAVLHLENAGLSGRPLMLLATALKMNMNLRELYLADNKLNGLQDSAQLGNLLKFNYNIQILDLRNNHILDSGLAYVCEGLKEQRKGLVTLVLWNNQLTHNGMGYLAAALPCTQSLETLNLGHNSVGNEGVHKLKDGLISNRSVLRLGLASTKLSCEGAVAVAEFIADSPRLLRLDLRENEIKTGGLMALSLALKVNTSLLRLDLDREPKKETVKSFIETQRALLAEIQNGCKRNFILAKEKEETEQKMRLSASMAEIATEDGTREEEEEPVAEENKESKQEEDEGQSTCKSESSEETSVSPTNLESDSDTEEEEEEVVTNSSAPASASADLKQTPPEIQKGVTQPLLSASHTSSSPSVLSAKGLTVIPGITVTETTPPPGTPPSPGRCISVSSPGRGRKIFMVTRVESPPEQQQLQQQASVSAPPSQTTEDSKTPVEVKTPTTQQTESEHLSQTPTQAQQIQEGVMENSPAPSSDSQARAHGPSRTHTLQPQSADQPMVDVETSTLDPNETNPSQQAPSQPSDSSPTQLTEEATEREENLKDTEQISADGTEGAEILSQDQGHIHDAEAQQQPFRSAHEGLQSELVPTAEEILTANQTEEETEVQGGAQDRLSETAQCRLIKTSQEKICPNQQNGINKEAVGAVMTQQQTSPTAPSTAQESNPSEGEDSTMADLEDSPSSSADECECSSEALEDVIGSALPNGLKAEFSLHLLETESPKSGSCMMDHVSVSCGQDLEELLLDASLEMGKDAP